In Pseudokineococcus lusitanus, one genomic interval encodes:
- a CDS encoding Lrp/AsnC family transcriptional regulator, with protein sequence MTAGRSARPRRREPVANAVRDHLDDVDAEVVRLLLADARTPNNAVARAVGVAPSTALARTAALRERGVITGARAEVDPGRVGLGLRALVSVRLGTHDTADMQAFVEGLAALPGVLDVFFLAGRDDYLVHLVSPGSDALRELVLTSLSSHPLVQHTETSLVFEHRPGSDPLGLGAAAG encoded by the coding sequence ATGACCGCAGGACGTTCGGCCCGACCCCGTCGTCGGGAGCCCGTCGCGAACGCGGTTCGGGACCACCTCGACGACGTCGACGCCGAGGTGGTGCGCCTGCTCCTCGCCGACGCCCGCACGCCCAACAACGCCGTCGCGCGCGCCGTGGGCGTCGCGCCGTCCACCGCCCTGGCGCGCACGGCGGCGCTGCGCGAGCGCGGCGTCATCACGGGCGCCCGCGCCGAGGTCGACCCGGGCCGCGTCGGGCTCGGGCTGCGCGCCCTCGTGTCGGTGCGCCTCGGCACCCACGACACCGCCGACATGCAGGCCTTCGTCGAGGGGCTCGCGGCCCTGCCCGGCGTCCTCGACGTCTTCTTCCTCGCGGGGCGCGACGACTACCTCGTGCACCTCGTCTCGCCGGGCTCCGACGCCCTGCGCGAGCTCGTGCTCACCTCGTTGTCGAGCCACCCGCTCGTGCAGCACACCGAGACCTCGCTCGTCTTCGAGCACCGGCCGGGCAGCGACCCGCTCGGGCTCGGCGCCGCGGCCGGCTGA
- the ald gene encoding alanine dehydrogenase, translating to MRVGVPREVKNRELRVALTPSGAHELVGRGHEVLVQAGAGVGSSIPDDAYAAAGARVVATAEEAWSAELVLKVKEPVEAEHGFLREDLLLFTYLHLAADRPLTDALLAAGTTAVAYETVQLPDRSLPLLAPMSEVAGRLAPQVGAHTLMSSQGGRGVLMGGVPGVRPASVVVVGGGVSGAAATRVAVGMGADVTLLDRDIAKLRHLDEHYAGRLRTVMSNSFELERAVVEADLVIGAVLVPGARAPKLVGDDLVARMRPGSVLVDIAVDQGGCFESTRPTTHDDPTFAVHGSVFYCVANMPGAVPHTSTYALTNVTLPYAVALAGSGWREALRRDASLAAGLSTAGGALASPGVATAHGLPLTPVEQLLG from the coding sequence GTGCGCGTCGGAGTGCCCCGAGAGGTCAAGAACCGCGAGCTGCGGGTGGCGCTGACGCCGAGCGGCGCGCACGAGCTCGTCGGCCGCGGTCACGAGGTGCTGGTGCAGGCCGGGGCCGGCGTCGGGTCCTCGATCCCCGACGACGCCTACGCGGCCGCCGGTGCCCGGGTCGTCGCCACCGCCGAGGAGGCGTGGTCGGCCGAGCTCGTCCTCAAGGTCAAGGAGCCGGTCGAGGCCGAGCACGGCTTCCTCCGCGAGGACCTGCTCCTCTTCACCTACCTCCACCTGGCCGCCGACCGGCCGCTGACGGACGCCCTGCTCGCCGCCGGGACCACCGCCGTCGCCTACGAGACGGTGCAGCTGCCGGACCGGTCGCTGCCGCTGCTCGCGCCGATGAGCGAGGTCGCCGGGCGGCTGGCGCCGCAGGTCGGCGCCCACACGCTCATGAGCAGCCAGGGCGGGCGGGGGGTCCTCATGGGCGGGGTGCCGGGGGTCCGCCCGGCGTCGGTCGTCGTCGTCGGGGGCGGGGTCTCGGGCGCCGCGGCCACGCGCGTCGCCGTGGGCATGGGCGCGGACGTCACGCTGCTCGACCGCGACATCGCCAAGCTCCGCCACCTCGACGAGCACTACGCCGGGCGGCTGCGGACGGTCATGTCGAACTCCTTCGAGCTCGAGCGCGCGGTCGTCGAGGCGGACCTCGTCATCGGTGCCGTCCTCGTGCCGGGGGCACGGGCGCCCAAGCTCGTCGGCGACGACCTCGTGGCGCGGATGCGGCCGGGCAGCGTGCTCGTCGACATCGCCGTCGACCAGGGCGGCTGCTTCGAGAGCACCCGCCCGACGACGCACGACGACCCGACCTTCGCCGTCCACGGCTCGGTCTTCTACTGCGTGGCCAACATGCCCGGCGCGGTGCCGCACACCTCGACCTACGCGCTGACCAACGTCACGCTGCCGTACGCGGTGGCGCTGGCCGGCTCCGGCTGGCGCGAGGCCCTGCGGCGCGACGCGTCGCTGGCCGCCGGCCTGTCGACGGCGGGCGGGGCGCTCGCGAGCCCGGGCGTCGCGACGGCGCACGGCCTCCCGCTGACGCCGGTGGAGCAGCTGCTCGGCTGA
- a CDS encoding MFS transporter, with the protein MTNPAPGDAAPLSRTERLDRLPFTRRHGRLLVGSGVGWALDAMDVGLISFVMAALAAQWQLSTGELSLVASIGFLGMALGATLGGLLADRYGRRQVFALTLLVYGLATGAAALSTGLVMLLALRFVIGLGLGAELPVASTLVSEYAPRRLRGRVVVALEAFWAVGWTAAALLGFFVVRADDDGWRWALAIGAVPAVYAVVVRRALPESVRFLERRGRTAEAEAAVREYEASAGVPAPAQPSPPAVAEPAARARALWSAALRRRTAGLWLVWFGVNFSYYGAFIWLPTLLVQRGFTLTQSFGYVLVITLAQLPGYFVAAVLVERWGRRPTLATFLVGSAVAAGLFGLAGSPATILAAGMLLSFFNLGAWGALYAVTPEVYATSVRSTGAGAAAGFGRIASILAPLSVPVVQQVTGVSWTVFGLFALFFLVAAAGCALLPEMRGRALEEELPEPAHPLARTS; encoded by the coding sequence GTGACCAACCCCGCGCCGGGCGACGCCGCCCCGCTGTCGCGCACCGAGCGGCTCGACCGCCTCCCCTTCACCCGTCGTCACGGCCGCCTCCTCGTGGGCTCCGGCGTCGGCTGGGCCCTGGACGCCATGGACGTCGGGCTCATCTCCTTCGTCATGGCCGCCCTGGCCGCCCAGTGGCAGCTCTCGACGGGCGAGCTCTCGCTCGTCGCCTCGATCGGCTTCCTCGGCATGGCGCTGGGCGCCACGCTCGGCGGCCTCCTGGCGGACCGCTACGGCCGGCGCCAGGTCTTCGCCCTCACGCTCCTCGTCTACGGGCTGGCGACGGGCGCCGCGGCGCTGTCCACGGGCCTCGTCATGCTCCTCGCGCTGCGCTTCGTCATCGGGCTCGGCCTCGGCGCCGAGCTGCCCGTCGCGTCGACGCTCGTCAGCGAGTACGCCCCGCGGCGGCTGCGCGGCCGCGTCGTCGTCGCGCTCGAGGCCTTCTGGGCCGTGGGGTGGACGGCGGCGGCGCTGCTCGGCTTCTTCGTCGTCCGCGCGGACGACGACGGCTGGCGCTGGGCCCTGGCCATCGGCGCGGTGCCGGCGGTCTACGCCGTCGTCGTGCGGCGCGCGCTGCCCGAGTCGGTGCGCTTCCTCGAGCGCCGCGGCCGGACCGCCGAGGCGGAGGCCGCCGTCCGCGAGTACGAGGCGTCCGCCGGCGTCCCGGCACCCGCGCAGCCCTCGCCGCCCGCCGTCGCCGAGCCCGCCGCGCGGGCGCGGGCGCTGTGGTCGGCGGCCCTGCGCCGTCGCACCGCGGGCCTGTGGCTCGTGTGGTTCGGCGTCAACTTCTCCTACTACGGCGCCTTCATCTGGCTGCCCACGCTGCTCGTGCAGCGTGGCTTCACGCTGACCCAGTCCTTCGGCTACGTCCTCGTCATCACGCTGGCGCAGCTGCCGGGCTACTTCGTCGCGGCCGTGCTCGTCGAGCGCTGGGGACGCCGCCCCACCCTCGCGACCTTCCTCGTCGGCTCCGCCGTGGCCGCGGGCCTCTTCGGCCTCGCGGGCTCGCCGGCGACGATCCTCGCCGCGGGCATGCTGCTGTCCTTCTTCAACCTCGGCGCCTGGGGCGCCCTGTACGCCGTGACCCCCGAGGTCTACGCGACGTCGGTCCGCTCGACGGGCGCCGGCGCGGCGGCGGGCTTCGGCCGCATCGCCTCGATCCTCGCCCCGCTGTCGGTGCCCGTGGTGCAGCAGGTCACGGGCGTCTCGTGGACGGTCTTCGGGCTCTTCGCCCTCTTCTTCCTCGTCGCCGCGGCCGGCTGCGCGCTGCTCCCGGAGATGCGCGGCCGGGCCCTCGAGGAGGAGCTCCCGGAGCCCGCCCACCCCCTCGCCCGCACCTCCTGA
- a CDS encoding DUF2071 domain-containing protein has translation MGQRWVDLAFLHWAVPPERVEAWMPPGARPDVLAVPHVADGAPRTYVALVPFRMVGAGVGRGPRVPWLGTFWETNVRLYSVDATGRRGVVFCSLDASRLGVVVGARASFGLPYRWARMRGDARVTGGRGELSWSARTRWPQPPGGAVTSDVAVRLGDPLRPDAPDAPLADFLTARWGLHTAHLGRTWYVPNEHPTWPLHRAEVTRLDDGLLGAAGFGDLARRPPDSVLATPGVPVRFGLPGRATTPRR, from the coding sequence ATGGGGCAGCGCTGGGTCGACCTGGCCTTCCTCCACTGGGCCGTCCCGCCCGAGCGGGTCGAGGCCTGGATGCCGCCGGGCGCACGACCGGACGTCCTCGCCGTCCCGCACGTCGCCGACGGCGCCCCGCGGACCTACGTGGCCCTCGTGCCGTTCCGGATGGTCGGCGCGGGGGTCGGCCGTGGTCCGCGCGTCCCGTGGCTCGGCACCTTCTGGGAGACCAACGTCCGGCTGTACTCGGTCGACGCGACCGGGCGGCGCGGCGTCGTCTTCTGCAGCCTGGACGCCAGCCGGCTCGGCGTCGTCGTCGGCGCCCGGGCGTCCTTCGGGCTCCCCTACCGCTGGGCCCGGATGCGCGGCGACGCACGGGTCACGGGCGGCCGGGGCGAGCTGTCGTGGTCGGCCCGCACGCGCTGGCCGCAGCCCCCGGGCGGCGCCGTGACGAGCGACGTCGCCGTGCGGCTCGGCGACCCCCTCCGCCCGGACGCGCCGGACGCCCCGCTGGCCGACTTCCTCACGGCCCGGTGGGGCCTCCACACGGCCCACCTCGGCCGCACCTGGTACGTGCCCAACGAGCACCCGACCTGGCCGCTGCACCGTGCCGAGGTCACCCGGCTCGACGACGGCCTGCTCGGGGCGGCCGGCTTCGGCGACCTCGCCCGGCGCCCGCCCGACTCCGTCCTCGCGACGCCGGGCGTGCCCGTGCGCTTCGGCCTGCCCGGCCGGGCGACGACGCCGCGGCGCTGA